Proteins from a single region of Salipiger sp. H15:
- a CDS encoding ferredoxin--NADP reductase: protein MVLPDAQTVTFVKHWTDRLFSFRVTRPASLRFRSGEFVMIGLMGDVDPKTGKQKPLLRAYSIASPSWDEELEFYSIKVQDGPLTSKLQHIKVGDELILRPKPVGTLVHDALLPGKRLWFFATGTGFAPFASLLREPQTYEDYDEVIITHTCREVGELEYGAALIESLKTDELLNELIGEGFWKKIKYYPTTTREESPKMGRITDLMRSGEAFADLGVAPLNPETDRAMICGNLAFNLELKQMFEDYGLEEGANSDPKHYVVEKAFLD from the coding sequence ATGGTGCTTCCCGACGCCCAGACCGTCACCTTCGTGAAGCACTGGACGGACCGGCTGTTCTCCTTCCGCGTCACCCGCCCCGCCAGCCTGCGCTTCCGCTCGGGCGAGTTCGTGATGATCGGCCTCATGGGCGATGTCGACCCCAAGACCGGCAAGCAGAAGCCGCTGCTCCGCGCCTACTCGATCGCCTCGCCCAGCTGGGACGAGGAACTCGAGTTCTACTCGATCAAGGTGCAGGACGGCCCGCTCACCTCGAAGCTGCAGCACATCAAGGTCGGCGACGAGCTGATCCTGCGCCCCAAGCCAGTCGGCACGCTGGTGCATGACGCGCTGCTGCCCGGCAAGCGCCTCTGGTTCTTCGCCACCGGCACCGGCTTTGCGCCCTTCGCCTCGCTGCTGCGCGAGCCGCAGACCTACGAGGATTACGACGAGGTCATCATCACCCACACCTGCCGCGAGGTCGGCGAGCTGGAATATGGTGCCGCGCTGATCGAGAGCCTGAAGACCGACGAACTGCTCAACGAGCTGATCGGCGAGGGCTTCTGGAAGAAGATCAAGTACTACCCGACGACCACCCGCGAGGAGAGCCCGAAGATGGGCCGCATCACCGACCTGATGCGCTCGGGCGAGGCCTTTGCCGATCTCGGCGTCGCGCCGCTGAACCCCGAGACCGACCGCGCGATGATCTGCGGCAACCTCGCCTTCAACCTCGAGCTGAAGCAGATGTTCGAGGATTACGGGCTGGAAGAAGGCGCCAACTCGGACCCCAAGCACTACGTGGTGGAGAAAGCCTTCCTCGACTGA